The Bradyrhizobium betae genomic interval ATCAGTTTCGCACAAGGCAACAACGTCACCCAGATCGTGATCGGGAAGTCGACGCGTTCGCGCTGGTTCGAACTGACGCGCGGTTCGGTCGTGCATGATCTCGTCCGTCGGGCCGGCAATATCAGCATTCACGTCATCCCGGGCGACGAGCTCGCCGAGCAGTCGCCGTCGAAGCCGACGGTGCAGACCGCCGCGCGGTCGGAGCCGTTCGATGCGCTGCCCTATCTCAAGGCGCTCGGCATCACTGTGCTCGGTCTTGCGGCGGCGGTCGTCATCAAGCCGCGGTTCGGCGTCGAGAATGTTGATCTGGTTTTCCTGACCGCGGTGGTGACGGTCGCGGTGCGCTATGGGCTGTGGCCGTCGCTGCTTGCAAGCCTGGTGTCGTCGCTGGCCTATAATTTCTTCTTCCTGCCGCCGGTCTACACTTTCACCATCACCGATCCGACCAATGTCGCCGCCTTCTTCTTCTTCATGCTGATCGCGATGCTGGTGTCGAATCTTGCGGGGCGGGTGCGGATCCAGGCCGACACTGCGATCGGCCGCATCCGCACCACCGAGCAGCTCTATGCGTTCAGCCGCAAGCTTGCGGGCACCGCCACGCTCGACGATGTGCTGTGGGCGACCGCCTATCAGGCCGCGCTGATGTTGAAGGTTCGCGTGGTGCTGCTGCTGCCCGAGGACGGCCTGCTCACGGTCAAATCCGGCTATCCGCCGGAGGATGAGCTCGACCAGGCCGATCTTGCCGCCGCAAACTGGGCCTGGAGCAACGATCGTCCCGCGGGCCGGGGCTCGGACACGTTGCCGGGGGCCAAACGGCTGTTCCTGCCGATGCGCACCGGGCGCGGCCCGATCGGCGTCATCGGCATTGACAACGACCGCACGGGTCCGCTGCTGACGCCGGACCAGCGTCGGCTGCTCGATGCGCTGGTCGACCAGGGCGCGCTCGCGATCGAGCGGGTGTTGCTGGTCGAGGACATGGACCGCGTCAAGCGCACCGTCGAATCCGAGCGGCTTCGCTCGGCGCTGCTGACGTCGATCTCGCATGATCTGAAGACGCCGCTCGCCTCCGTGTTGGGCGCCGCCTCGACCATGCGCGATCTCGCCGGTGCGCTGTCCGACACCGAGAAGCGCGACCTGCTTGCCACCGTGATCGACGAATCCGAGCGGCTCAACCGCTTCATCGCCAATCTGCTCGACATGACCAAGCTCGAATCCGGCGCCGTCGTGCCCAACACGGCGCTGCACGATCTCGGCGAAATCGTCGGCAGCGCGCTGCGGCGGGCAACCAAGATCCTCACCGGCCACAAGGTCGAGCTGGTGCTCGCCGCCGACCTGCCGATGCTCCAGCTCGATGCCGTTCTGTTCGAGCAGGTGCTGTTCAATCTGCTCGACAATGCCGCGAAATATTCGCCAGTTGACACCACGATCGCGATCCGCAGCTGGCGCGAGCGGGATCAGGTGGTGCTTCAGGTGGCCGACGAGGGCGGCGGCATTCCACCCGACGAGCTCGAGAGCGTGTTCGACAAGTTCTATCGCGCGCAGAAGGGCGACCATGTTCGGCCCGGCACCGGGCTCGGGCTCGCCATTTCCCGCGGCTTCGTCGAGGCGATGCACGGCACGATCTCGGCCGCCAACCGCAGCGACCGCAGCGGCGCCGTTCTCACCATCCGTCTGCCCATCCCGGCACAGACCCGCGCATTGGATACCGCCGCATGAGTGCCGCCCCGATCAAGGTTCTGGTCATCGACGACGAGCCGCCGATCCGCAAGCTGCTGCGGATGAGCCTGACGACGCAGGGCTACGAGATCCTGGAGGCATCGAGCGGGAAGATTGCGCTGGAAAAGCTCGCCGAGGACCCCGCACTGATCATCCTCGATCTTGGCCTGCCCGACGTCCAGGGCCATGAGCTGCTGCGCACGATACGCGCGCGCAACGAAGCCGTGCCGATCGTTGTGCTGTCGAGCCGCGGCGACGAGGCCGGCAAGGTCCAGGCCCTCGATCTCGGCGCCGACGATTATCTGACAAAACCGTTCGGCATGGACGAGCTGCTGGCTCGCCTGCGCGCCGCGCTGCGGCACCAGCTTCAGGTGCAGGGCGAACGCCCGGTATTCCGCACCGGCGATCTCTCGGTCGATCTCGTCCGCCGCATCGTCAAGGTCGGCGAGCGCGACATCAAGCTGTCGCCGAAGGAATACGACCTCCTGCGCGTGCTGGTCCAGCACGCCGGCAAGGTTCTGACCCACCGCTTCCTGCTCAAGGAGCTCTGGGACGAGCTGACAGACGCGCAATATCTGCGCGTCTATGTCCGC includes:
- a CDS encoding sensor histidine kinase → MVQERRDPEQRPSPEALLEAARREESASGKLKIFVGAAPGVGKTYEMLQSAHAKRKAGIDVVIGFVETHGRAETEALVRGLEAIPRQRLEYRGQIVEEMDLDAVIARRPKIALVDELAHTNAAGSRHPKRYLDVEELLSHGIDVYTAVNIQHIESLNDVVAQITHVRVRETVPDSVFDRADAIELIDLTPDDLIQRLKEGKVYVSRQAERALEHYFSPGNLTALRELALRRTAERVDEQLLTHMQANAIAGPWAAGERILVCVSEDPRAASLVRYTKRLADRLHAPFTAISIETRRSLQLSDEQRDRLADTLRLAEALGGEALTIPAVGRRIADDVISFAQGNNVTQIVIGKSTRSRWFELTRGSVVHDLVRRAGNISIHVIPGDELAEQSPSKPTVQTAARSEPFDALPYLKALGITVLGLAAAVVIKPRFGVENVDLVFLTAVVTVAVRYGLWPSLLASLVSSLAYNFFFLPPVYTFTITDPTNVAAFFFFMLIAMLVSNLAGRVRIQADTAIGRIRTTEQLYAFSRKLAGTATLDDVLWATAYQAALMLKVRVVLLLPEDGLLTVKSGYPPEDELDQADLAAANWAWSNDRPAGRGSDTLPGAKRLFLPMRTGRGPIGVIGIDNDRTGPLLTPDQRRLLDALVDQGALAIERVLLVEDMDRVKRTVESERLRSALLTSISHDLKTPLASVLGAASTMRDLAGALSDTEKRDLLATVIDESERLNRFIANLLDMTKLESGAVVPNTALHDLGEIVGSALRRATKILTGHKVELVLAADLPMLQLDAVLFEQVLFNLLDNAAKYSPVDTTIAIRSWRERDQVVLQVADEGGGIPPDELESVFDKFYRAQKGDHVRPGTGLGLAISRGFVEAMHGTISAANRSDRSGAVLTIRLPIPAQTRALDTAA
- a CDS encoding response regulator; this translates as MSAAPIKVLVIDDEPPIRKLLRMSLTTQGYEILEASSGKIALEKLAEDPALIILDLGLPDVQGHELLRTIRARNEAVPIVVLSSRGDEAGKVQALDLGADDYLTKPFGMDELLARLRAALRHQLQVQGERPVFRTGDLSVDLVRRIVKVGERDIKLSPKEYDLLRVLVQHAGKVLTHRFLLKELWDELTDAQYLRVYVRQLRQKIEADPERPQYVLTETGIGYRLKAGD